A single region of the Salmo salar chromosome ssa16, Ssal_v3.1, whole genome shotgun sequence genome encodes:
- the LOC106574997 gene encoding protocadherin-9 has product MDLTDFYLLAALVACFWMDPSIAQELIYPIREELQENVLIGNIPKDLNVSHTNAATGASANLVYRLVSKAGDNPLLRVQSSTGEIFTTSNRIDRERLCPGPSFEENECSFEIEVVILPNDYFRLIKIKIVVKDTNDNAPMFPSPVINISIPENTLINSRFAIPSATDPDTGPNSVHKYQLVNGQSAFGLDIVETPEGEKWPQLIVQQNLDREQKDTYVMKIKVEDGGTPQKSSTAILQVTVTDVNDNKPVFKENQIEVHIPENSPIGTSVVQLQATDADVGANAEIKYMFGTQVSPATKRLFALNSTTGLITLQRPLDREETAIHKLSVLASDGSSSPARATITINVTDVNDNPPNIDLRYIISPINGTVFLSEKDPINTKIALITVSDKDTDVNGKVICFIEKDVPFHLKAVYDNQYLLETSALLDFEGTKEYNFKIIASDSGKPSLNQTALVRVRLEDENDNSPIFTQPVIELAVMENNKRDLFLTTLSATDEDSGKNAEIVYQLGPNASFFDLDRKTGVLTASRVFDREDQDRFLFTVTARDNGTPPLQSQAAVIVTVLDENDNSPKFTHNHFQFFVSENLPKYSTVGVITVTDSDAGENAAVTLSILSDNENFILDPYSGVIKSNVSFDREQQSSYTFDVRAVDSGRPPCSSAAKVTINVIDVNDNTPIVIYPPSNTSFKLVPLSSIPGSVVAEVFAVDGDTGMNAELKYTIVSGNNKGLFRIDPVTGNITLEEKPAISDIGLHRLVVNISDLGYPKSLHTLVLVFLYVNDTVGNATFIYDLIRRTMETPLDRNIGESSETYQSGDYLTIMIAIVAGAMVVIVVIFVTVLVRCRHTSRFKAAQRKKQGAEWMSPNQENKQNKKKKRKKRKSPKSSLLNFVTIEENKPDDPAHEPINGNISLPAELEEQGIGRFDWNAAPTTTFKPSSPDLARHYKSASPQSAFHLKADTPVSVKKHHMIQELPLDNTFVGGCDTLSKRSSTSSDHFSASECSSQGGFKTKGSVLPSRQVKDNFYWSISTAYNCPVQQC; this is encoded by the coding sequence ATGGATCTAACAGATTTTTACTTATTGGCTGCTCTTGTTGCCTGTTTTTGGATGGACCCTTCTATAGCCCAGGAACTGATCTATCCTATTAGAGAGGAACTGCAGGAAAACGTTCTCATTGGAAACATACCAAAGGACCTGAACGTCTCCCATACAAACGCTGCTACCGGAGCTAGCGCTAATCTAGTCTACAGGCTGGTGTCTAAAGCCGGCGACAACCCTCTGCTCAGAGTCCAGAGCAGCACGGGAGAGATATTTACAACCTCCAATCGTATTGACAGGGAGAGGCTCTGTCCCGGCCCCTCGTTCGAGGAGAACGAATGCTCCTTCGAAATCGAGGTGGTGATTTTACCCAACGACTACTTTAGATTGATAAAGATTAAGATCGTAGTCAAGGACACCAACGATAACGCTCCAATGTTCCCGTCTCCCGTCATCAACATCTCCATCCCGGAGAATACGCTGATCAACAGTCGTTTCGCCATCCCTTCCGCCACCGACCCCGACACAGGCCCCAACAGTGTACACAAGTACCAGCTGGTGAACGGGCAAAGCGCCTTCGGGTTGGACATCGTGGAGACGCCCGAGGGGGAGAAGTGGCCGCAGCTCATCGTTCAGCAGAACCTGGACAGGGAGCAGAAGGATACGTACGTCATGAAGATCAAGGTGGAGGACGGAGGCACGCCACAGAAATCCAGCACCGCCATCCTCCAAGTCACCGTCACAGACGTTAATGATAACAAGCCGGTGTTCAAGGAGAACCAGATCGAGGTCCACATACCGGAGAACTCGCCTATAGGGACGTCCGTAGTCCAGCTACAGGCTACGGACGCAGACGTCGGGGCGAATGCCGAAATCAAATACATGTTCGGGACACAGGTGTCCCCAGCTACCAAGAGACTATTTGCTTTAAACAGCACCACTGGCCTTATAACCCTACAGCGGCCCCTCGATAGAGAGGAGACCGCCATACACAAGTTATCTGTGTTAGCGAGCGACGGCAGCTCCAGCCCGGCCAGAGCTACCATAACTATAAACGTGACGGACGTGAACGACAATCCACCAAACATTGATCTGCGATATATCATCAGTCCAATAAACGGCACTGTGTTCCTCTCAGAGAAAGACCCAATCAACACCAAGATAGCTTTGATCACCGTGTCGGACAAGGACACGGATGTCAATGGCAAAGTCATCTGTTTCATCGAGAAGGACGTCCCCTTTCACCTCAAAGCGGTGTACGACAACCAGTATTTACTAGAGACATCGGCGCTGCTCGACTTCGAGGGGACCAAAGAGTACAACTTCAAAATCATAGCCTCCGACTCCGGCAAGCCGAGCTTGAACCAGACAGCGTTGGTAAGGGTGAGGCTGGAGGATGAAAATGACAACTCGCCGATCTTCACCCAACCTGTCATCGAGCTGGCTGTCATGGAGAACAACAAACGCGATCTCTTCCTCACGACTCTCAGCGCCACCGACGAGGACAGCGGGAAAAACGCGGAGATCGTCTACCAGCTGGGCCCTAACGCCTCGTTCTTCGACCTGGACCGTAAAACCGGTGTCCTCACGGCCTCCCGGGTGTTCGATCGTGAGGACCAGGATCGGTTCCTCTTCACGGTAACGGCTCGAGACAACGGGACGCCTCCACTCCAGAGCCAGGCGGCAGTCATCGTGACAGTACTCGATGAAAACGACAACAGCCCCAAGTTCACCCACAACCACTTCCAGTTCTTTGTGTCAGAGAACCTGCCCAAGTACAGCACGGTGGGGGTGATAACCGTCACAGACTCAGACGCCGGGGAAAATGCCGCGGTCACGCTTTCGATACTCAGCGACAACGAGAACTTTATCCTAGACCCGTACTCTGGAGTAATAAAGTCCAACGTATCCTTTGACCGGGAGCAGCAGAGCTCCTACACCTTCGACGTCCGGGCGGTGGATAGCGGGCGGCCGCCATGTTCCTCGGCCGCCAAGGTGACCATCAATGTCATCGACGTAAACGACAACACCCCCATCGTCATCTACCCTCCTTCCAACACCTCCTTCAAACTGGTCCCCCTCTCGTCCATCCCTGGGTCGGTAGTGGCCGAAGTCTTTGCTGTGGACGGTGACACAGGGATGAACGCAGAGCTCAAGTACACCATCGTTAGTGGCAACAACAAAGGTCTGTTCCGGATCGACCCTGTGACAGGAAATATCACCCTGGAGGAGAAGCCTGCTATCTCCGACATCGGCCTCCATCGGCTGGTCGTGAACATTAGCGACCTAGGCTACCCTAAGTCCCTGCACACCCTAGTGCTGGTGTTCCTCTACGTGAACGACACGGTCGGCAACGCCACATTTATCTACGACCTCATTCGACGCACCATGGAGACGCCCCTGGATAGGAACATCGGGGAGAGCAGTGAGACCTACCAGAGCGGAGACTATCTAACCATCATGATCGCCATCGTAGCCGGGGCGATGGTGGTGATTGTGGTGATCTTCGTGACAGTCCTGGTGCGCTGCCGTCACACCTCGCGGTTCAAGGCGGCCCAGAGAAAGAAGCAGGGCGCCGAGTGGATGTCTCCCAACCAGGAGAACAAGcagaacaagaagaagaagcGTAAGAAAAGGAAGTCGCCTAAAAGCTCCCTCCTGAACTTTGTCACCATCGAGGAGAACAAGCCGGATGACCCGGCTCATGAGCCCATCAACGGCAACATCAGCCTGCCTGCCGAGCTGGAGGAGCAAGGCATCGGTCGCTTTGACTGGAACGCTGCTCCTACCACCACCTTCAAGCCCTCCAGTCCAGACCTAGCACGGCACTACAAGTCCGCTTCTCCGCAGTCCGCGTTTCACCTCAAAGCGGACACGCCGGTCTCCGTGAAGAAACACCACATGATTCAGGAGCTCCCTCTGGACAACACCTTCGTAGGGGGCTGTGATACTCTCTCCAAGAGATCCTCCACTAGTTCAGACCACTTCAGTGCCTCGGAGTGCAGTTCCCAGGGAGGATTCAAGACTAAGGGATCCGTACTCCCGTCCAGACAGGTAAAAGATAACTTTTACTGGTCTATAAGTACTGCATATAACTGCCCGGTCCAACAGTGCTGA